A genomic region of Cyprinus carpio isolate SPL01 chromosome B11, ASM1834038v1, whole genome shotgun sequence contains the following coding sequences:
- the LOC109088034 gene encoding death-inducer obliterator 1-like isoform X7 — protein MLIKPTSVLGEVKDQKDQGDVSEDKVEDPDKSAKPSREFKKTWGFRRTTIAKREIPGEMAAETPEGKGAPVRRSGRQAKRTDKLEEFLVTVKRGRGTGRRSCPSRLEGGDPPSQTPTDAETASEASFDGNADAKIEEQKVASPEKKKRGRGRIRRAVKPKAGSVSDDGSSENEEKATGEVTTETPENVETAGSAGDGKDVEAKEEQVKDVVMKDEEGEEDCDENKEQTSNESVNRRPTRAVREDPKRDAKPKVGVKLRNEKKEEDDNDDDDEESSSSESDSDGYDPNALYCICRQKHNKRFMICCDRCEEWFHGDCVGISEARGRLMERNGEDYVCPNCYTQKGQFSKTGSSTAAAENGKRPVAGLRKSESGLATPSSTVAATTEEKVSDDLGIKGRIEKATNPSGKKKIKIFQPQVSAVEGSSLPKCIGPGCERDALPDSVYCGNDCILKHAAAAMKTITTDGKDSKQKEKGRPKAQKKTTNKTPNKSRSGMERRSSNQGDKEESESGTEEDDDDDEDDKHAEEHPPPPAMSSWSSDHNYIAVTPEKTSPISASVLNKTSAAQKDKEKEDNEEVKPEKEMVSADKKPPASNVAPKGGKKSPGSKGTKAAAPTTSPLPKSKTSAATLSSGRELRKQPIPIQAKPKKPGPPIPPIPVLSPLGPPGSRHHPSGALRVGKSTFTIPKKQPQAGQKDSIEPGPSPKSRTPSSPVSSTQHSAPKPTQPTAPAASSQPPPNNQMRSNIRRSLTDILYKRVSDGDDLSMSESEVGRLAVSIEKEMFNLYMNTDNKYKNKYRSLMFNLKDPKNKGLFYRVVGGEISPFRLVRLSPEELLSKEMSDWRKSEISESLDVSGRSQSGQSKSGSRQEGALTDVDMEEAPPPMSDGDDSQEDTWPTSAPQASVSTGKGSSMPDIFSSMLKDTTAEHRAHLFDLNCKICTGQKLADDEPPSKKNKMSVPKKPEQSFKPKSEPRPSKSPADLPQVSSLSGLETPMSDSTSVVEDPSSVFPVVHASVPAVVPAVSSVTITRRDPRTAGHRSSVPQIVPDAVVPANIPISVEPVVVEAKGPLPMPPPAPVSIPRPVIPKPSSYGSGTASVSQPPPEGETALFLSGQEMMWKGFINMHSVAKFVTKAYLVSGSFEHIKEDLPDTIHIGGRISPHTVWDYVGKLKTSLSKELSLIRFHPATEEEEVAYVSLFSYFSSRKRFGVVANSNKRIKDLYLIPLSSKDPLPAKLLPFDGPGLEPARPNLLLGLLICQKDKKRPGAPLENEEKRSKTLRDDETGLPKPSTTSKSEIKQDKVLRSSLEAIRTTPPGTPPPLSASESSSSVSTVFSILSSVKAPGVSTTTGSNSPSSNVSAASTGSSTPLQTILKTLFGKKKQDSDVSLSPSDQSAVDVSVPSVSLLDPIVQQFAITKGREVQVQDDRPYDPEEEYDPAVGYSTENTHDTTKVTAAVKQAEVNSVVEDVAYDPEDDSLFDDVDPSAKKLTEHQKVLEEKQTDEQRHEDPVHQQIPETLISQPVTSLLANSQLLQLGKRVEELVVKSSAAPIINQRRDPRQSRDPRQAAACRRQTSDSTEGEEESPLTTGKLSPQQSTVTETSPTQACTVADSQTAQLDTTEDTSVAEPSATTDMPLLQVTATLDSVQPAIQQPETSKSEEAGESEEESKTEEVPFLDTKSTEVSIPLLGEKIDPELVESYMEKELEEEPKTKDEPIESEIKSFEEVWPNSASILKADKVSSIGQAVLKADQVLSIGKPIETTATTYYNISTISTSSTSLHSGVPPDGIQDNSSYMDSHSSHIQHIPTTNPANIPPPMSFPPPIGPPPVLGPPPIQGPPMTVPPPMHLPPPMSGPLPIQIPPIQGPPPHLGDSDHSQYQPPGSYTPFQNQWGSSSQFDAAPRGPPPPNFTPRGLPLFQPMGQRGPPPQIFDNSMNSMPPQHIGPRGPPAGPLPPGPPPSFDAQRFNGPPPPFNFSAPRGPPLPFPGPPPNHFDNRAPPPSHFPGQRGPPPLHNIGDHGPPSNMSRGPGDQFEDGGNSYHQGLEKPQIPSQGPPFRGPPPNHFDGRRGPPGPSGDMSGQRFPPPNQFRGSPQHRGSFEESRGTSPQDFERHRGPSVQQFGGPRGLPPGHYDKEPVSQPARFNYNDDNPGDVRDVRPVRGPLLPTPPEGPIPIQGRIGGHSPDTHRDDHWRRHSPEMRRRSCSSRDSSEPHNRSSRFDGGLRDRDASSRLSEERQRDLSEDRRRDRDREGGHGGRSWGWNREHEYDRGRERDRERDRERDRSRERDRGRGRSKEREREHSRERDRSRGRESDRYRDGDGDKRSDRDRDRDRGRERDQDRKDHDRDRAKNRDRERDRDRDRDNRDRRRERSRSRERERGKDRDRRDRDRERDKDRGKEKERDRRDRSRSKEKKDDKKERSDSSRAKSTESENPS, from the exons ATGCTAATAA AACCAACATCGGTCTTAGGAGAAGTCAAAGATCAAAAAGACCAAGGTGATGTTAGTGAAGACAAAGTAGAGGACCCTGACAAATCTGCAAAACCCTCACGTGAGTTTAAGAAGACTTGGGGCTTTCGTCGGACCACCATTGCTAAAAGGGAAATCCCTGGAGAAATGGCAGCGGAGACCCCAGAGGGCAAGGGTGCTCCAGTGCGTCGCAGCGGCCGACAGGCGAAACGCACAGACAAACTGGAAGAGTTTCTGGTCACTGTGAAGCGAGGAAGAGGAACGGGCAGGAGAAGTTGTCCCTCACGACTTGAGGGAGGAGATCCTCCATCCCAGACCCCAACCGATGCTGAAACGGCCTCCGAAGCCAGCTTTGATGGAAATGCAGATGCTAAAATAGAGGAACAGAAAGTGGCCTcaccagagaaaaagaaaaggggtCGAGGAAGGATAAGGAGGGCAGTGAAGCCTAAAGCTGGCTCGGTGAGTGACGATGGCAGCTCTGAAAACGAAGAAAAGGCCACCGGTGAGGTAACGACAGAGACGCCAGAAAATGTTGAGACTGCGGGTAGTGCTGGAGATGGAAAGGATGTGGAAGCAAAAGAAGAACAAGTGAAGGATGTGGTGATGAAAGACGAGGAAGGTGAGGAGGACTGTGATGAGAACAAAGAGCAGACCTCAAACGAGTCCGTAAATAGACGTCCTACCAGAGCAGTCCGTGAAGACCCCAAAAGAGACGCTAAACCCAAAGTAGGAGTGAAGCTCCGCAACGAGAAGAAAGAAGAGGAcgacaatgatgatgatgatgaagagtcTTCGTCCAGTGAATCTGACAGTGATGGTTATGACCCTAATGCACTTTACTGCATCTGCAGgcagaaacacaacaaaag GTTTATGATCTGCTGTGATCGCTGTGAGGAGTGGTTTCATGGCGACTGCGTTGGCATCTCTGAGGCACGTGGCCGACTGATGGAGAGAAATGGAGAGGATTATGTCTGTCCAAACTGCTACACACAGAAGGGACAGTTTTCCAAGACTGGTTCTTCCACAGCAGCTGCAGAGAATGGCAAACGGCCTGTAGCTGGCCTTCGTAAAAGTGAGAGCGGTCTTGCTACACCATCTAGCACTGTTGCAGCCACCACAGAGGAGAAAGTTTCTGATGACCTGGGCATCAAGGGCAGGATCGAGAAGGCTACCAATCCTAGtgggaaaaagaaaataaagattttccAGCCG CAGGTGTCTGCAGTTGAGGGATCTTCCCTCCCAAAGTGCATTGGCCCTGGCTGTGAGAGAGATGCGCTCCCTGACTCCGTCTACTGTGGGAACGACTGCATACTCAAACATGCTGCTGCCGCCATGAAGACCATCACCACAGATGGAAAAGACTCCAAACAGAAAGAGAAGGGCAGGCCCAAAGCACAGAAAAAGACCACAAATAAAACCCCAAATAAG AGCAGGTCAGGCATGGAAAGGAGGTCATCTAACCAAGGGGATAAAGAGGAGTCAGAGTCTGGGACTGAGGaagacgatgatgatgatgaagacgaCAAGCATGCAGAGGAGCATCCACCGCCACCAGCCATGTCATCCTGGTCCAGTGACCATAATTACATTGCAGTAACGCCTGAAAAGACTTCACCCATATCAGCATCTGTTTTAAACAAAACGT CAGCTGCccaaaaagataaagaaaaggaGGACAATGAAGAAGTCAAGCCAGAGAAGGAAATGGTTTCCGCTGACAAGAAACCACCTGCTTCAAATGTTGCTCCCAAAGGTGGGAAGAAGTCTCCTGGCTCCAAGGGGACAAAGGCAGCTGCTCCCACAACCTCGCCTCTTCCCAAAAGCAAAACAAGTGCAGCAACTTTGAGCAGTGGAAGAGAGTTAAGAAAACAGCCTATACCCATACAAGCCAAACCAAAAAAGCCAGGACCTCCCATACCACCAATTCCGGTTTTATCACCTTTAGGCCCCCCGGGATCTCGCCACCATCCGTCTGGAGCTCTCCGTGTGGGCAAGAGCACCTTTACTATTCCAAAAAAGCAGCCACAGGCGGGGCAAAAGGACTCTATAGAGCCTGGTCCGTCTCCAAAGTCTAGAACCCCATCGTCACCAGTGTCATCCACCCAGCACTCCGCACCTAAACCAACCCAACCCACTGCACCTGCTGCTTCTTCACAGCCACCACCCAACAACCAGATGAGATCCAACATCAGACGGTCACTGACTGATATCCTATATAAAAG GGTCAGTGACGGTGATGATCTTTCCATGTCTGAGAGTGAAGTGGGAAGGTTGGCTGTCAGCATTGAGAAGGAGATGTTTAACCTTTATATGAACACTGATAACAAATACAAGAACAAGTACAGGTCCCTTATGTTCAATCTAAAGGACCCCAAAAACAAG GGCCTTTTCTATCGTGTGGTTGGTGGCGAGATCAGTCCTTTCAGATTGGTGAGACTGAGTCCAGAAGAACTTCTTTCCAAGGAGATGTCAGACTGGAGAAAATCAGAGATCTCTGAG AGTCTGGATGTGAGTGGGAGATCCCAGTCAGGACAGTCCAAAAGTGGTTCCAGACAGGAGGGTGCTCTCACAGATGTGGACATGGAGGAGGCCCCTCCTCCTATGTCTGATGGAGAT GACTCCCAGGAGGACACGTGGCCTACTTCTGCACCACAAGCCTCAGTCTCTACTGGCAAAGGCAGTTCAATGCCAGATATCTTCAGTAGTATGCTAAAAGACACCACAGCAGAGCACAGGGCTCATCTCTTTGACCTTAACTGCAAGATCTGTACAG GCCAGAAGTTGGCAGATGATGAGCCaccatctaaaaaaaacaaaatgtctgtGCCTAAAAAGCCAGAGCAATCTTTTAAGCCTAAATCAGAGCCAAGACCATCCAAATCCCCTGCTGATCTCCCTCAGGTTTCCTCTCTTTCTGGTCTTGAGACGCCCATGTCTGATTCTACATCTGTGGTGGAAGATCCAAGCAGTGTATTTCCTGTGGTTCATGCCTCAGTTCCTGCTGTTGTACCTGCAGTCTCTTCCGTTACAATAACTCGGAGGGATCCTCGTACTGCTGGTCACCGCTCATCTGTACCTCAGATAGTTCCTGATGCCGTTGTGCCAGCAAATATTCCTATCTCTGTTGAACCTGTGGTTGTAGAAGCAAAGGGACCTTTGCCTATGCCCCCTCCTGCCCCAGTGTCTATACCCAGACCTGTGATCCCGAAACCATCCTCTTATGGGTCCGGTACTGCCAG tgtgtcACAGCCCCCTCCTGAGGGTGAAACCGCTTTGTTCTTGTCTGGACAAGAGATGATGTGGAAAGGATTCATAAACATGCACTCTGTTGCCAAGTTTGTCACAAAAGCCTACTTGGTGTCAGGATCATTTGAACATATTAAGGAG GACTTGCCTGACACTATTCATATTGGTGGTAGAATATCACCACACACTGTATGGGATTATGTGGGAAAGCTGAAAACTTCACTTTCAAAA GAACTCAGTCTCATTCGTTTCCATCCAGCAACTGAAGAGGAGGAGGTGGCGTATGTGTCTCTGTTTTCTTATTTCAGTAGCCGTAAACGGTTTGGAGTTGTGGCAAACAGTAACAAGCGCATTAAAGACCTTTACCTCATCCCTCTGAGCTCAAAAGACCCACTTCCTGCGAAACTTCTGCCATTTGATGGACCAG gGCTAGAACCAGCTCGTCCAAATCTCCTTCTGGGGTTGTTAATTTGCCAGAAGGACAAGAAGCGTCCTGGAGCCCCTCTAGAGAATGAGGAAAAACGATCTAAGACTCTAAGAGACGATGAGACAGGCCTACCAAAACCATCCACTACtagtaaatctgaaataaaacaggaCAAAGTTCTTCGATCTAGTCTGGAAGCCATAAGGACAACTCCCCCAGGCACCCCTCCACCCCTCAGTGCCTCCGAGTCTTCAAGTTCTGTCTCAACTGTGTTTTCAATACTGTCCTCTGTGAAAGCACCTGGTGTCAGCACTACCACAGGCAGTAATTCTCCATCCTCCAATGTCTCAGCAGCATCTACGGGTTCTTCCACACCACTTCAAACTATCCTGAAAACACTTTTTGGCAAGAAGAAGCAAGATTCCGATGTCTCATTATCACCTTCAGATCAAAGTGCTGTCGACGTCTCTGTGCCTTCTGTATCCCTGTTAGATCCAATTGTACAGCAGTTTGCAATAACCAAGGGTAGAGAGGTACAAGTACAGGATGATAGACCATATGATCCTGAGGAAGAATATGACCCAGCTGTTGGCTATAGTACAGAAAATACCCATGATACAACAAAAGTAACTGCTGCAGTAAAGCAAGCAGAGGTCAACTCCGTGGTGGAAGATGTAGCTTATGACCCTGAGGATGACTCCCTTTTTGATGATGTTGATCCAAGTGCTAAGAAATTAACTGAGCATCAAAAGGTGcttgaagaaaaacagacagatgaaCAGAGGCACGAGGACCCAGTTCATCAACAAATACCAGAGACTTTGATTTCACAGCCTGTTACATCTCTGTTGGCTAACAGTCAACTGCTGCAGCTTGGTAAAAGGGTTGAAGAGTTGGTGGTAAAGAGTTCAGCTGCTCCAATTATTAACCAGAGAAGAGACCCAAGGCAGAGTAGAGACCCTAGACAGGCAGCTGCATGTAGAAGACAGACGTCTGATTCCACAGAAGGAGAGGAAGAATCTCCTCTTACTACAGGCAAACTATCTCCTCAACAAAGTACAGTGACTGAGACATCACCAACACAAGCATGCACAGTTGCAGACTCACAAACTGCACAGTTAGACACTACTGAGGATACATCAGTAGCAGAACCTTCTGCAACCACAGATATGCCCCTATTGCAAGTTACTGCCACCTTAGATTCAGTGCAGCCTGCCATCCAGCAGCCAGAAACATCCAAATCTGAAGAGGCGGGTGAGAGTGAAGAAGAAAGCAAAACTGAAGAGGTGCCTTTTCTTGATACAAAGAGTACAGAGGTTTCAATTCCGTTACTAGGGGAAAAGATTGACCCAGAGTTAGTTGAAAGCTACATGGAAAAAGAGCTTGAAGAGGAACCCAAAACAAAGGATGAACCCATTGAATCTGAGATCAAAAGTTTTGAGGAGGTTTGGCCTAATTCTGCCAGTATTTTAAAAGCTGATAAAGTTTCATCCATTGGACAGGCTGTTTTAAAAGCTGATCAGGTTTTATCCATTGGGAAGCCCATTGAGACCACTGCAACCACATATTATAACATTTCGACAATCAGTACTTCATCTACTTCTTTACACTCAGGAGTGCCACCAGATGGCATCCAAGACAACTCATCTTATATGGATTCTCACAGTTCCCATATACAGCACATACCAACAACAAACCCTGCTAACATTCCACCTCCAATGTCTTTTCCTCCTCCTATTGGCCCTCCACCTGTTCTTGGTCCACCTCCCATCCAAGGCCCACCAATGACTGTTCCACCACCTATGCATCTCCCTCCTCCAATGTCAGGTCCACTGCCAATACAGATTCCCCCAATTCAAGGTCCACCTCCTCACCTTGGGGATAGTGATCATTCTCAGTATCAACCACCTGGATCGTATACGCCTTTCCAGAATCAATGGGGTAGCAGTTCTCAGTTTGATGCTGCTCCAAGAGGTCCACCACCTCCTAATTTTACACCAAGAGGACTACCTCTATTCCAGCCAATGGGTCAGAGAGGTCCCCCTCCTCAGATATTTGACAATTCCATGAATTCAATGCCCCCTCAGCATATTGGACCAAGAGGCCCACCTGCAGGGCCTCTACCACCTGGGCCCCCTCCCAGCTTTGATGCACAAAGGTTTAATGGGCCTCCACCACCTTTTAACTTCTCTGCACCCAGGGGTCCACCGCTACCATTTCCTGGTCCCCCTCCAAATCACTTTGATAATAGAGCACCACCACCATCCCACTTCCCTGGTCAGAGAGGTCCACCTCCACTTCATAACATTGGGGATCATGGCCCTCCATCTAATATGTCAAGAGGGCCTGGTGATCAATTTGAAGATGGTGGAAACTCTTATCATCAAGGATTAGAGAAGCCCCAGATACCTTCACAAGGGCCTCCTTTTAGGGGACCACCACCAAACCACTTTGATGGACGAAGGGGACCCCCTGGACCTTCAGGTGACATGTCGGGACAGCGATTTCCACCTCCAAACCAATTCCGTGGTTCACCTCAACATAGGGGATCATTTGAGGAATCACGGGGAACTTCACCTCAAGACTTTGAAAGGCACCGGGGACCATCAGTGCAGCAGTTTGGTGGCCCGAGAGGTCTACCACCAGGACATTATGATAAGGAACCTGTTAGTCAGCCAGCACGATTTAACTACAATGATGACAATCCAGGTGATGTTCGAGATGTTAGACCTGTTCGTGGACCTCTGCTTCCAACACCCCCTGAAGGTCCCATTCCAATACAGGGCCGTATAGGTGGACACAGCCCAGACACCCACCGTGATGACCACTGGAGACGGCACTCCCCTGAAATGAGGAGGCGAAGCTGTTCCTCCCGAGATAGTTCAGAGCCACATAACCGTTCAAGTAGATTTGATGGTGGTTTACGTGACAGAGATGCCTCCTCAAGGTTGTCTGAAGAGAGACAGCGGGATTTGTCTGAAGATAGGAGAAGAGACCGAGATAGAGAAGGTGGCCATGGTGGACGATCATGGGGCTGGAACAGGGAGCACGAGTATGACCGGGGCAGAGAAAGGGATCGTGAAAGAGATCGTGAAAGAGATCGGAGCAGGGAAAGAGATAGGGGCCGGGGCCGCAGCAAGGAAAGGGAGAGAGAACACAGTAGAGAGCGGGATCGCAGTAGAGGCAGAGAATCTGACCGATACAGAGATGGAGATGGAGACAAGAGGAGTGACCGGGATCGAGACAGAGACCGCGGCAGGGAGAGAGATCAAGACCGAAAAGACCATGACCGAGACAGAGCAaagaacagagacagagaaagagaccgTGACAGAGATCGAGACAACAGGGACAGGAGAAGAGAGCGCTCAAGGAGTCGTGAACGAGAACGTGGAAAAGATCGTGACAGAAGAGATCGTGATCGAGAACGTGACAAAGACAGAGgcaaggaaaaagaaagagacagacgGGACAGAAGCAGGAGCAAGGAAAAGAAAGATGACAAAAAAGAAAGATCTGACAGCTCAAGGGCAAAGTCTACAGAATCTGAAAACCCATCATGA